From Anopheles arabiensis isolate DONGOLA chromosome 3, AaraD3, whole genome shotgun sequence, a single genomic window includes:
- the LOC120899807 gene encoding UPF0746 protein DDB_G0281095-like has translation MAVATKARIDTGLTKRSSDVSELRLLLEESRREKAELLEESRREKTELQAVITQLQVELGLMRQQLAESSERVERAAQEAREDARRREDTLREEAEKRTKALREEAQRDRELISLLMGNSSKPSHSRGNQQQQQQQQQKQHRQPSRQSLTVRQSQELQPSLRQLQRQHQESELIEEASSSAGTLADSFAEVVQRKSRRWQELRTERRKQQQHQQEQPRAGLQTIDAAGQQHQRCENLQRRSARKRPDEIFVAPGTGQTYQTLYEKVRLNPNLAEENRQIRRGHRTARDHLRLKLERNADAVALMRKNTGRVR, from the coding sequence ATGGCTGTAGCTACAAAGGCTCGCATTGACACGGGCCTCACGAAACGCTCAAGCGATGTGAGCGAATTGCGCTTGCTGCTCGAAGAATCGCGCAGGGAAAAAGCGGAGCTGCTTGAGGAGTCACGCAGAGAGAAAACGGAGCTGCAGGCTGTGATTACCCAGCTCCAAGTCGAGCTCGGGCTTATGCGGCAGCAGCTTGCAGAAAGCTCTGAACGGGTAGAACGCGCAGCACAGGAGGCGCGGGAAGATGCCAGGCGTCGCGAGGACACCCTCAGAGAGGAAGCGGAAAAACGCACGAAGGCGTTACGCGAAGAGGCCCAGCGCGATCGGGAGCTGATCTCATTGCTTATGGGAAACAGTTCCAAACCCAGCCATTCAAGAGGcaatcagcaacagcagcagcagcagcagcaaaaacaacaccgaCAACCATCACGGCAGTCACTAACTGTGCGACAGTCGCAAGAGTTGCAACCGTCACTACGTCAGCTCCAACGACAGCACCAGGAAAGTGAATTGATAGAAGAAGCCTCATCGTCAGCGGGGACACTCGCGGATTCCTTCGCAGAAGTTGTCCAGCGAAAGTCGCGTCGTTGGCAGGAGCTGCGGACGGAGCGgcggaaacaacaacaacaccagcaggagcagccgAGGGCGGGTCTGCAGACAATAGACGCAGCTGGTCAGCAACATCAACGGTGCGAAAACCTGCAGAGACGCTCTGCTCGGAAGAGGCCAGATGAAATATTCGTGGCACCGGGTACGGGTCAAACCTATCAAACGCTGTACGAAAAAGTTCGTTTGAACCCGAATCTGGCTGAGGAAAATCGCCAGATTCGAAGGGGACATCGAACGGCGCGCGACCACCTGCGCCTTAAACTGGAGCGCAACGCTGACGCTGTAGCCCTCATGAGAAAAAATACAGGAAGAGTTAGGTGA